catctgtttatccagaaatcaaagccttcgcTAATATCACATTTTcaagatggaaaatggttgaaaaatggaTCTATGCCTTTATTTCCccaaaatatagactcttagctttcatttgacaccgaATTTGATATGCTCATAGGTCCTTTTCGGTGGAAagaaatatttttaaaaaatcaTCCTCCTTAGAACATTCTcctccaaaaggcttcttaccTCCTTCCTGGCATGTTGATATGGCATGGCTTTGACCAGTTGATGCCAGGAGATGCCACTCCAACGAGTCCGGTAGTCAGTGACTGCGTTGGTGGGCTTGATGTACCTGTCATACACCACGTCTCCATCATAGGAGACAATACTGCATCGTGCCAACTCACTGTTGCGACCCTTGGGGCCCGTGCCAACCATCTCACAGTCCATGGCAAGGTACTTCAGGGGGTTACAAAAGGGGGCCGACCCTCTTGGGATAGGGGCGCAGTGGGCAACAGTCCTGGTGGGCGGGGGTTGGTGCCCCGGAGTGATAGTCGAAGTGGATTGCTCAGGATTGGTGGAATTCTTCACAGTAATGGTGAAGGATGTTGAGCTGCTTGTGGATGATGCAGGTTTGGAAGCAGCACCTCTGGCATGCTCTGAACTGGGTATGTGATATGAACTTTTACTGTGAGTATTCTGAGTGTGAGCAGAGCTTTTGTTGTGTGCAGCATTGGGTTGAGGCGGCCGATTGGCCCAGGGAGGCGGGCCCTGATGTTTATTCCCCTGTTTATGATTGTGCTGGTTCTGCTTCTTGTTGAGGTAACCCTTTTTCTCCAAGAATCGCCGCCTGTCGATGAATGCCTTGTGTTTGTTGCTTCCCGATGAGTCCTTACAGGGTCCACTGCTGCCCGAACAGCCCAGGTTGAACATCATGTCCGACATCTTGGAGGGGAATCTTCCTCAGCTGGGGCTGGGTTTGTTCTTGGACTAAAACTGTTGACGTCCCACTCCCTCCAACAGGACATAAAGGTCTTCACTGCTGTGCAAAATTAGGTTCAACTTTTTGTTTTAATCAAATGTCATTCTGACCCAATTGTCATGACATCAATTGAAGCGGTATTGTGATACCTGGACAAAAATAAAATAGATTTATGTTAACAAATCAGCTTGTATGTCTGAAATTGTGGGAAAACATTCTAGTCATGACAAACAAAAAAGTTAACTAGCCAGCTAGTTCGCTGTTTATATAATCTAGCTAGTTTGGCACTAGCTTAGTTACGTGGCCTCAATGTGTTTCATGCTAACTAGCCACAATTAACTTTAGGTATTTTCGAAAAGTATGTGTAATCCGTGTAGTGTAAATGTTAGCTTGATAGATAGTTGTCAGGATGATATTACAGTAGAAAATACGGCTTATGCGAGCTAGCATTGGGTCCTTGGCTAGTTTGCtatctagctacagtaatattAGCTGGCTCTGATGCTAAGCTACCCGAAACAGCGACTCAAACATTAGCTAACTAGGAATGAAACTTTATTCTCCAGACAGACTAATTAATTTTGTATGTCTAAACTCATATTGTGTCCTGATAATATGGTGCACAAATCAGCGTTATACAACAAATTACACATATACACCGACCTATAAATATAGCACCATGCTCCGACATCCTTAGCAGCCGAACAGTCGACTACTTCCGGTTCAGAGGTCGTGTTGTGAGGAAGAGCTACAAACAAACATTTCTCATCGTCGTTATATAAAACTCTTTCACTCGGGTGTAATAGTGTATTGTTGAAATGTTTAATGTTCACAATTTATAACCGGTCAGTTGCCGATGCGACGGTCGAATGATGTGCTCACCGACACTTTCAGCAGAGCAGCAAAGAGAGTTGGCAAGAAATCTTACATATTTTCTGTCGACATACAAACACATCTCCGATTCCTTCATAATTGTACGTAGTAAGCAactcattatatttctatgtttttttaagTTACGCTGCTGCAGGTTTTTATACGGTTATTTGATTATAAGATGATCACGTGATATACTGCTATCAAGTCTCGAGTCCTCCGCTCCAGGTTGAAGTTTCCCGTACAGATCTAGGCTTACTTCCCCTCCCTCAATCCTGACCTAAACCATTATTTggaaaaatgctaaactgaccgaAGTTCAGCGTCTagaggcaacttcaccctacacgcTCCCATGAAGCTTGATCCCTGGATCAAAGGGCCCCTGAATCGATTTCTCTAGCTACTCTTCAATGAATTAATGTTTTATTGATCATGTTTTCTCCTGCCATAGGAATTCTTCAGTGAGGATCTATGGGCTACATTGCCTACCAGATGGCAACAGATCCTCTGTGACCTGTCACCCCCACAAATAGCTGACCTCCTATTGGACAGATTGAATGTGAATAGAAGGTATTCAGTCATACCAGTGTATTCATTCAATTTGGATTCTATATCATAAAACAGTTTGAAATAACTTATACAATTTAACTTTTTTATTTCAGCTACTCTTGTGTATGGCCTCTTTCACTATTGGCTTTCCGGGCCACCGCGCATGCCCTGACGTTCCCCAGGACACCCCAGGGCAAGCGGGGACATGAAGTGGGCATGCTGAAGCCAGAGGAGTTCTTGGAGAACAAGAGTCAGAGCTCACTGCTGGGACACATATTTAGGAAACATGTGAAACCCAAGAAGCAGCATGAGATCCGGAGTCTGGGCACGGTAAAGATGTGCATACTAATTTGCATATATATGGATGTGCATACTACTTTTTTATATATGCTGCTGATTCAAATAAGCATTTCAGTTGTTGTTGATACTgatctgttcatctctctccacagTTGGTGAAGCAGCTTTGTGACCTGACAAACTGCAATAGTGTGGTGGATGTGGGTTCTGGACAGGTAACCTAATATTCAGTCTTGTTATCAGACCTAGGTGTCACACAATATTACTTTTTGTAATCTTCCTAACAATGAGATTTGTCATGGTACATGATTGTGTATCCCTACTGGTCTCCCTAGGGCCATTTGACTCGTTTCTTGTCGTTTGGGCTTGGTCTGTCTGTGACTGGAATTGAGGCTGATCCCACTCTAGTTTCCATGGCATCCAAATATGATGGACAGCTTCTGTGGACGCTGGAGAAGGAGCGGCAGAGGAAGGTAATGCACCAGAACGCTCAGTAAAGTGCAAGAAAggcacagctgattggctcagaCTAGGCATTTTTTGTAAAACCAGAGTTATAAGCAATTAGGTGAATATTGCTAATATGCAATGTAATGAAGAATTAAATATTTATACTGCTCTTACTCTTTCAGAATGGACCTCCGCTCTCTAGATCTGCCCCTTCACCCTGCCATGTGGCTGGCTGGGTCAACCCCAAAGCATCATGGAACGACTTCGTCAAGCAGGTAGGAAATGGTAAATGTGTCTGTGAGGATCAGACCGCTCCGGCTG
The sequence above is drawn from the Salmo salar chromosome ssa05, Ssal_v3.1, whole genome shotgun sequence genome and encodes:
- the LOC106605323 gene encoding interferon-stimulated 20 kDa exonuclease-like 2 codes for the protein MSDMMFNLGCSGSSGPCKDSSGSNKHKAFIDRRRFLEKKGYLNKKQNQHNHKQGNKHQGPPPWANRPPQPNAAHNKSSAHTQNTHSKSSYHIPSSEHARGAASKPASSTSSSTSFTITVKNSTNPEQSTSTITPGHQPPPTRTVAHCAPIPRGSAPFCNPLKYLAMDCEMVGTGPKGRNSELARCSIVSYDGDVVYDRYIKPTNAVTDYRTRWSGISWHQLVKAMPYQHARKEILKILSGKVVVGHAVYNDFKSLSYSHPAVLTRDTSRIPLLNQKAGFPEKDVASLKRLTKALFNRNIQTGKKGHSSVEDAKATMELYKVVEVEWERTLASK